One region of Candidatus Limnocylindrales bacterium genomic DNA includes:
- the pgeF gene encoding peptidoglycan editing factor PgeF — translation MLPFVKDTQVLTSKNLIHGFSTRLKGISPYPFDTLNLGFSGGDAPERVIKNREIFFSSLGIDPRKIFLTKQVHGNQVFSIDKQVIDYEALKKRASQEACDALITNQMGIPLTVLTADCVPLIVWDPVQRAIGVIHAGWRGTLRKVTEATLQAMRVTFRTHPKDCRVVIGPSIRGCCYEVDRTVVEPFKATFSYADCLMIQKRDPTWLLDLAQANRQQLIRCGVREENISILNYCTYCRPDLFFSYRRDGKRTGRMLSTAMLLTD, via the coding sequence TACCTCCAAAAACCTTATTCATGGGTTCAGTACCCGACTTAAAGGCATAAGCCCGTATCCCTTTGATACCCTTAATCTGGGTTTTAGTGGGGGAGACGCACCAGAACGGGTCATTAAAAATCGGGAAATTTTCTTTAGTTCCCTGGGAATTGATCCAAGGAAGATTTTCCTTACCAAACAGGTTCATGGGAACCAGGTTTTCTCCATCGATAAGCAGGTGATAGATTATGAAGCGCTCAAGAAAAGGGCAAGTCAAGAAGCCTGTGATGCCTTGATAACCAATCAAATGGGAATTCCCTTAACCGTATTAACCGCCGATTGCGTTCCTTTAATCGTATGGGATCCAGTTCAACGGGCGATTGGAGTCATCCATGCTGGATGGCGCGGGACCCTCAGGAAAGTTACCGAGGCCACGCTACAGGCCATGAGGGTTACTTTTCGTACTCACCCCAAAGACTGTCGGGTTGTCATAGGTCCATCGATTCGTGGCTGTTGTTATGAAGTCGATAGAACGGTGGTAGAGCCTTTTAAGGCAACTTTTTCTTATGCAGATTGTCTTATGATTCAAAAGAGAGATCCTACATGGTTGTTAGATCTTGCACAAGCCAACCGTCAGCAATTAATCAGATGTGGAGTCCGTGAAGAAAATATCTCCATATTAAATTATTGCACCTACTGTCGTCCAGACCTCTTCTTTTCCTACCGGAGAGATGGAAAGAGAACAGGTAGAATGTTATCGACAGCTATGCTCTTAACAGACTAG
- a CDS encoding lysophospholipid acyltransferase family protein, translated as MKKKARTISYMPLRPIGYLLFKVYFRLTGIGTEYIPKEGPGIIAPNHVSYADPPLIAAVTPRMLHFIMLHEHYYHPWFHWLFKRLPCIPIRQGRVNAESLKESLQVLEEGKLLCIFPEGGRTQDNKLMRPMPGIAMLALKTEAPVIPAGIIGGFEAYGPHLRFPRPKRITIRFGPPLIFKKEENPNKARLLEISQEIMGHIGALLEKKEK; from the coding sequence ATGAAAAAAAAAGCCAGGACTATTTCGTATATGCCTTTAAGGCCCATAGGTTATCTCTTATTTAAAGTATATTTCCGTTTAACAGGAATCGGTACCGAATATATCCCTAAAGAGGGTCCCGGGATTATTGCACCGAACCATGTGAGTTATGCGGATCCTCCTTTAATAGCCGCCGTAACGCCAAGAATGCTCCACTTTATTATGTTACACGAGCATTATTACCATCCCTGGTTTCATTGGCTCTTTAAACGCCTGCCCTGTATCCCTATTAGACAGGGCCGTGTGAATGCAGAATCTTTAAAAGAAAGTTTACAGGTTCTGGAAGAGGGTAAGCTGTTGTGCATTTTCCCGGAAGGGGGCCGCACCCAGGATAATAAACTGATGCGGCCTATGCCGGGAATTGCGATGCTGGCCTTAAAAACTGAGGCACCTGTAATACCTGCGGGAATTATCGGGGGTTTTGAGGCCTATGGTCCTCATCTTAGATTTCCTCGTCCCAAACGTATAACCATTCGCTTTGGTCCTCCTCTTATTTTTAAGAAGGAGGAAAACCCCAATAAGGCAAGACTTTTAGAAATCTCTCAAGAAATTATGGGGCATATTGGGGCCTTATTGGAAAAAAAGGAGAAGTAA